The sequence AAAGTGGGAAGGGGAAGTTTTCGCCAAAATGGAGTGATCAGGGGATCGGCAGGTTTTTTAGCAGGACGGAAAAGGTCGTTCCTTCCCCTTCGGTGCTTTCCACGGTAATGTCTCCATCGAGGGACCGGATTTGTTCTTTGATCAGGTAAAGCCCCAGCCCCTTTCCTTCGACGTGATTATGAAATCGCTGATACAGCCCAAATATGCGGTCCCCATATTTGTCCAGGTCTATACCGATCCCATTGTCCTTAAAATCGATCCTGCATTTATCTTTTTCCATGCGTGTGCAGATCCATATTTCCGGCAATCGATCAGGGTGGCGGTATTTGATGGCATTGGTCATAAAATTGAGCAGAAAATTCTCCAGGTGGCTATACACATAATTGATTTCCGGCGCCATAAAATCCCTGTGAATAGTCGCTTTGGCGTCCTTCAGCTGTCGAAAGAGGCTTTTTTCGATATTGTTCAGGATATTGTGGAAGTTAATTTGATCCACTTTGATCAGCTTTTTCTTTTTGATCGAAACCACCTCAATGAGGTCCATCAACGTGGTGTTTAGGATGGCAGTGGAATCCCTAAGGCTGTCAAATAACTCCTTGTTTTCTTCTTGGGACAGATTCTCCTCATCAATGAGGTCCAATAAAGAAGTTATGTTCACTATCGGTGCACGTAAATTATGGGAAACGATGTAAGCAAAATGCTGTAATTCCTCATTGTGGCTGGAAAGGTCCCGAATCAGCTTCTCCCGCTCCACTTCTGCCATTTTATATGCCGAAATATTCTGTGTCACCAATAGTGCCCGGCTCACTTCTCCCTGCTCATTCCGAAGCGGTACTCCGATTTTTTTATAGTTTTCTCCTTGGTAATCAATCTCATAAGTCACCGTTTCCCCTTCAAAGACCCGTTCGAGGTTTGCTTTGGCATGTGCCGCTACATCCGGATCGTATTTGGCCAAGTGAAGGTTTCCGATAAGGCTTTTGGGATTGATCTGCAGATGGCGATATTCGCTCCCTTCCGTATAAATATACCTTAGATCGCGGTCAAGTACATCGATGGTGCCTTTCGGGAAATTCTCCGCAATGCTTTTATAAAGCTGCTGTGAAGCGACTAGCTCTTTCTCATAGCGAATCCGCTGAAGTTCTGCTCCGGCCCGGTCTCCAAGAATGGAGATGATGTTGATCAATATATTTTGGTTAAAAATTGGTCTTTGGTCTGCCAGAACTAGTATACCCTGCTTTTTCCCTTTTTTATCTTTGATACCGGTGGAACAATATGATATGAGCTGCTCCTCCCGCAAGAATTCATCTTCTGGGTACAGCTCCGCTACGTGGTTGGGCACGATAACGACATTGTCATCGCCTGTGCCATTGATGGCCTGAAAACAGGGGGTGCCATGGATGCTGTAATCCATATTAGGGATGAGCTTTCCTGATTTGGAGACCGCGATACTTTTTACCTTCTGCTCTTCAGGAAGATACTCACCTACTAGGCAATAGGTGAAATTCAGTTTTTGGGATAGCAAAACCACCAGCTGATTAAAAAACTCTTTATCACTATAATGGGCTGAAATAGCGGCCACATCATTTAAAATCCGCTGCACAAAATCCTTTTCGCTGATGTCTTCAAAAACAGCTTGAAAGGACTCTTCGTCTGCCAATTTTCGCACCGTCAGGCCCACATAATATTTGCTTTTGCTCAAGAAGGATATAAATGGCCCCTCATACCGTGCAAAGCCCCTTTCCAATCCTTCTAGGAGGGTGTTGTAGATGGGCGAGTCGGCATAAATTTCATGGATATTCCTTCCGATAAATTTACTTTTATCCTTGGTCTGCGTTTTTTGGAACAGGGTATTGTTGGCCTTGAGTATGGTACCTTGGCTATCATACTGAAATATCACCAACGGGATATAGTCATAATCGGCGCTAGAAGGCTCTTGAAGACCTTTGGCCTCATGTTC comes from Echinicola vietnamensis DSM 17526 and encodes:
- a CDS encoding ATP-binding protein; this encodes MEKKRRNIEPAMFTFRRFGVGEYHCIYQTGALHEFTDHSSPLDFSSSFLCLPFPALEHIYHYLLMERKVNTFLFSKEDTYVNVSLQGNVIREGSASILNILITPDNFVETLNLEWIYDREEHRFYRHAINPTPTKEKIADLHSELKLLFGEIEKADLEAFLNAPEQDVFYVGSEKDYPLFKKHISGNRFYLISESYHSDLQKQPRFIPLKSDQILKNYPKTLFYEYEMDGTDMYFCGDTEQMFGYDEQELFSLSKKYWEELIHPEDRIKRGEKFLKHLQQLESWYRIRHKDGRYIFVHDHIYSYFDEQTGSRRVLGKIKLGSKWKYREGIELKEKYTFKELADCMPDLTFKYHFDKEGKAKISFLSNSPEDTLGVKEDFFKKNLIEIIESIDPNGEGTDGSSFPKVNGKSSDDNTPIMQVLLPNHQIRWLYPKSRPIKNNKNGHAFVCSIVDMTSLKSIEHEAKGLQEPSSADYDYIPLVIFQYDSQGTILKANNTLFQKTQTKDKSKFIGRNIHEIYADSPIYNTLLEGLERGFARYEGPFISFLSKSKYYVGLTVRKLADEESFQAVFEDISEKDFVQRILNDVAAISAHYSDKEFFNQLVVLLSQKLNFTYCLVGEYLPEEQKVKSIAVSKSGKLIPNMDYSIHGTPCFQAINGTGDDNVVIVPNHVAELYPEDEFLREEQLISYCSTGIKDKKGKKQGILVLADQRPIFNQNILINIISILGDRAGAELQRIRYEKELVASQQLYKSIAENFPKGTIDVLDRDLRYIYTEGSEYRHLQINPKSLIGNLHLAKYDPDVAAHAKANLERVFEGETVTYEIDYQGENYKKIGVPLRNEQGEVSRALLVTQNISAYKMAEVEREKLIRDLSSHNEELQHFAYIVSHNLRAPIVNITSLLDLIDEENLSQEENKELFDSLRDSTAILNTTLMDLIEVVSIKKKKLIKVDQINFHNILNNIEKSLFRQLKDAKATIHRDFMAPEINYVYSHLENFLLNFMTNAIKYRHPDRLPEIWICTRMEKDKCRIDFKDNGIGIDLDKYGDRIFGLYQRFHNHVEGKGLGLYLIKEQIRSLDGDITVESTEGEGTTFSVLLKNLPIP